The following are from one region of the Pirellulales bacterium genome:
- a CDS encoding FliA/WhiG family RNA polymerase sigma factor yields MATITGSGTIADIAELWQRFKADPNNQDLRNLLVENYLPLVKYNGERIWARLPEGVELDDLISAGIFGLMDAIDAFDLSRGVKFETYCVPRIRGAMLDELRTMDWVPRLVRSKASKLNEAVKTLEAKLGRSPTEVELAEQMQISVAELEKHMLDASAVNLISLNKKWYETDSYKDVREIDILEDKKGEDPTRRIQKNDLMRLVTKGLNRNERLIIILYYYEELTMKEIGATLDLSESRVSQMHSSIMQRLQQQLGRRRPEFAGGAQ; encoded by the coding sequence ATGGCGACGATCACCGGCTCGGGCACGATTGCGGACATTGCGGAACTGTGGCAACGATTCAAGGCCGACCCCAATAACCAGGACTTGCGCAATCTGCTGGTGGAAAACTATCTGCCGCTGGTCAAATACAATGGCGAACGCATCTGGGCCCGCCTGCCCGAAGGGGTGGAACTGGACGATTTAATTTCCGCCGGGATTTTTGGCCTGATGGACGCGATCGACGCGTTTGACCTGTCGCGCGGGGTAAAGTTTGAAACGTATTGCGTCCCCCGCATCCGCGGCGCGATGTTGGACGAACTGCGGACGATGGATTGGGTGCCCCGGCTGGTACGCTCCAAGGCTAGCAAACTGAACGAAGCGGTAAAAACCCTCGAGGCAAAGCTGGGACGCAGCCCCACCGAGGTGGAACTGGCCGAGCAAATGCAGATCTCCGTCGCCGAGCTGGAAAAGCACATGCTGGACGCCAGCGCGGTCAACCTGATCAGCCTGAATAAAAAATGGTACGAGACCGACAGCTACAAGGATGTCCGCGAAATCGACATCCTGGAGGATAAAAAAGGGGAAGACCCCACCCGCCGGATTCAAAAGAACGACCTCATGCGGCTGGTGACCAAGGGGCTGAACCGCAATGAGCGGTTGATTATCATTCTGTATTATTATGAAGAATTGACCATGAAGGAGATCGGCGCGACGCTGGATCTCAGCGAAAGCCGCGTCAGCCAAATGCACTCTAGCATCATGCAACGCCTGCAACAGCAGTTGGGCCGCCGCAGACCGGAATTCGCCGGCGGCGCGCAGTAA